Proteins encoded within one genomic window of Carassius auratus strain Wakin unplaced genomic scaffold, ASM336829v1 scaf_tig00011294, whole genome shotgun sequence:
- the LOC113073066 gene encoding carnitine O-palmitoyltransferase 1, liver isoform-like isoform X2 produces MEETCHTLQERCPHRIKTSLSLSEFMTGQTQTVLSAILFATGLWLSFIFLLRYTLKALLSYHSWIFESHGKMSFSTKVWLSLVKLLSGRRPLLYSFQASLPHLPVPNIDDTIRRYLESVRPLLDDEQYKQMEIVANDFKKDPAPKFQKHLKLKSWWATNYVSDWWEEYIYLRGRDPIMVNSNFYTMDLLYVIPTHRQAARAGNVVHAMLQYRRKLERGELTPLRALGIVPMCSFQYKRMFNTTRIPGIETDFVQHLKDRKHLVVYHRGRFFKVWLYYGGRHLSPSELELQFQRILDDKSEPQPGEIKLPSLTAGNRVPWARARLKYFTEGVNQASLEAIETAAFFLTLDDEAHGYDPENIRSIDLYAKSLLHGKCYDRWFDKSFTLIVYKNGKIGVNTEHSWADSPIIGHMWEYVLATDCFHLGYTEEGHCKGDINKSLATPTRLQWDIPKACQEIIEGSYMIAKGIANDVDFHGCLFSEFGKGLIKKCRTSPDGFIQLALQLAHYRDKGEFCLTYESSMTRMFREGRTETVRSCTCESTAFVRAMEDESTTNEQRLVLFKKAADKHQNMYRLAMTGAGIDRHLFCLYIVSKVMGIDSPFLKQVLSEPWRLSTSQTPQQQLNLIDIQKFPKYVGAGGGFGPVADDGYGVSYIIVGENLITFHISSKFSSPETDSFRFGQNIRQAMLDIRALFNLKEKKM; encoded by the exons ATGGAAGAAACGTGCCATACGCTTCAAg AACGGTGTCCTCACAG GATCAAGACATCTCTATCTTTGAG tgAGTTTATGACGGGTCAGACTCAGACGGTGTTGAGTGCCATCCTGTTTGCCACAGGCCTGTGGTTATCATTCATCTTTCTGCTGCGGTACACCCTGAAAGCTCTCCTGTCCTATCACAGCTGGATCTTTGAGTCACATGGCAAAATGAGCTTCTCTACTAAAGTCTGGCTG AGTCTTGTAAAGCTGTTGTCTGGTCGGCGACCATTGCTCTACAGCTTTCAGGCATCTCTGCCCCATCTCCCGGTACCAAACATTGATGACACAATCAGgagg TATCTTGAATCTGTTCGACCTCTTCTGGATGATGAGCAATATAAACAGATGGAGATTGTTGCGAATGACTTTAAAAAGGATCCTGCACCCAAATTCCAAAAACACCTTAAACTCAAATCCTGGTGGGCCACAAATTAT GTGAGTGACTGGTGGGAGGAGTATATCTACCTGAGAGGACGGGACCCCATCATGGTCAACAGCAATTTCTACACAATG GATTTGCTCTATGTGATCCCTACACACAGACAGGCTGCACGAGCAGGAAATGTAGTTCACGCCATGCTGCAGTATCGGCGCAAGCTGGAGCGAGGAGAACTCACCCCG CTGAGAGCTCTTGGTATTGTCCCCATGTGCTCTTTTCAGTATAAGAGGATGTTCAACACCACCCGTATTCCTGGCATTGAGACTG ATTTTGTGCAGCATCTGAAGGACAGGAAGCACTTAGTTGTGTACCATCGAGGCCGTTTCTTTAAGGTCTGGCTATACTATGGTGGTCGCCACCTTTCGCCCTCAGAGCTTGAGTTGCAGTTTCAACGTATCCTGGATGACAAGTCTGAACCTCAACCCGGAGAGATCAAGCTGCCTTCACTGACTGCCGGGAACAG GGTTCCCTGGGCCAGGGCTCGTTTAAAGTACTTCACAGAGGGCGTCAACCAGGCGTCTCTGGAGGCCATCGAAACAGCTGCATTTTTTCTGACCCTGGACGATGAAGCACATGGATATGATCCAGAGAACATACGGTCCATAGACCTCTATGCCAAATCACTACTGCATGGAAAGTGCTACGACAG GTGGTTTGATAAATCCTTCACTTTGATTGTCTACAAGAATGGTAAAATTGGTGTCAACACTGAGCATTCATGGGCGGACTCCCCCATCATAGGACATATGTGGGAG TATGTTTTAGCCACAGACTGTTTCCACCTAGGATATACTGAGGAAGGACATTGCAAAGGAGATATCAACAAAAGCTTGGCAACCCCTACCAGACTACAGTGGGACATCCCAAAAGCA TGCCAGGAGATTATTGAAGGTTCTTATATGATTGCAAAGGGAATTGCCAATGATGTGGATTTCCATGGCTGCTTATTTAGCGAGTTTGGGAAGGGCCTGATAAAGAAATGCAGAACAAGTCCGGATGGTTTTATCCAGCTGGCACTGCAGCTAGCTCATTACAGG GACAAGGGTGAATTTTGTCTGACTTATGAATCATCCATGACGCGCATGTTTCGTGAGGGCCGGACGGAAACCGTGCGCTCATGCACCTGCGAGTCCACGGCGTTTGTAAGAGCAATGGAGGACGAGAGCACCACG AATGAGCAAAGGTTGGTGCTCTTCAAAAAAGCAGCAGATAAACATCAGAACATGTACCGCCTGGCCATGACAGGAGCCGGGATCGACCGCCATCTCTTCTGTCTCTACATTGTTTCCAAAGTAATGGGCATCGACTCACCCTTCCTCAAACAG GTTTTGTCAGAGCCCTGGCGCCTCTCCACCAGTCAGACCCCTCAACAGCAGCTCAATCTCATCGACATTCAGAAGTTTCCCAAATATGTGGGAGCTGGAGGCGGCTTTGGGCCT GTTGCTGATGACGGTTATGGGGTTTCTTACATCATTGTCGGCGAGAATCTCATTACATTCCATATTTCCAGCAAGTTCTCCAGCCCCGAGACG GACTCGTTCCGCTTTGGGCAGAACATCAGACAGGCCATGCTTGACATAAGAGCTCTATTCAACCTGAAAGAGAAGAAGATGTGA
- the LOC113073066 gene encoding carnitine O-palmitoyltransferase 1, liver isoform-like isoform X1, giving the protein MAEAHQAVAFQFTVTPDGIDLQLSREVLKHIYISGVTSWKKRAIRFKNGVLTGVYPASPSSWLIVVIAIMSTMYARIDPSMGMIDRIKTSLSLSEFMTGQTQTVLSAILFATGLWLSFIFLLRYTLKALLSYHSWIFESHGKMSFSTKVWLSLVKLLSGRRPLLYSFQASLPHLPVPNIDDTIRRYLESVRPLLDDEQYKQMEIVANDFKKDPAPKFQKHLKLKSWWATNYVSDWWEEYIYLRGRDPIMVNSNFYTMDLLYVIPTHRQAARAGNVVHAMLQYRRKLERGELTPLRALGIVPMCSFQYKRMFNTTRIPGIETDFVQHLKDRKHLVVYHRGRFFKVWLYYGGRHLSPSELELQFQRILDDKSEPQPGEIKLPSLTAGNRVPWARARLKYFTEGVNQASLEAIETAAFFLTLDDEAHGYDPENIRSIDLYAKSLLHGKCYDRWFDKSFTLIVYKNGKIGVNTEHSWADSPIIGHMWEYVLATDCFHLGYTEEGHCKGDINKSLATPTRLQWDIPKACQEIIEGSYMIAKGIANDVDFHGCLFSEFGKGLIKKCRTSPDGFIQLALQLAHYRDKGEFCLTYESSMTRMFREGRTETVRSCTCESTAFVRAMEDESTTNEQRLVLFKKAADKHQNMYRLAMTGAGIDRHLFCLYIVSKVMGIDSPFLKQVLSEPWRLSTSQTPQQQLNLIDIQKFPKYVGAGGGFGPVADDGYGVSYIIVGENLITFHISSKFSSPETDSFRFGQNIRQAMLDIRALFNLKEKKM; this is encoded by the exons ATGGCAGAAGCTCATCAGGCCGTGGCATTTCAGTTCACTGTCACACCTGATGGCATTGACCTACAGTTGAGCCGTGAGGTTCTTAAACACATCTACATATCTGGAGTGACATCATGGAAGAAACGTGCCATACGCTTCAAg AACGGTGTCCTCACAGGTGTGTATCCTGCCAGTCCTTCCAGCTGGTTAATTGTAGTTATTGCGATAATGAGCACCATGTATGCCAGGATTGACCCCTCCATGGGCATGATTGACAGGATCAAGACATCTCTATCTTTGAG tgAGTTTATGACGGGTCAGACTCAGACGGTGTTGAGTGCCATCCTGTTTGCCACAGGCCTGTGGTTATCATTCATCTTTCTGCTGCGGTACACCCTGAAAGCTCTCCTGTCCTATCACAGCTGGATCTTTGAGTCACATGGCAAAATGAGCTTCTCTACTAAAGTCTGGCTG AGTCTTGTAAAGCTGTTGTCTGGTCGGCGACCATTGCTCTACAGCTTTCAGGCATCTCTGCCCCATCTCCCGGTACCAAACATTGATGACACAATCAGgagg TATCTTGAATCTGTTCGACCTCTTCTGGATGATGAGCAATATAAACAGATGGAGATTGTTGCGAATGACTTTAAAAAGGATCCTGCACCCAAATTCCAAAAACACCTTAAACTCAAATCCTGGTGGGCCACAAATTAT GTGAGTGACTGGTGGGAGGAGTATATCTACCTGAGAGGACGGGACCCCATCATGGTCAACAGCAATTTCTACACAATG GATTTGCTCTATGTGATCCCTACACACAGACAGGCTGCACGAGCAGGAAATGTAGTTCACGCCATGCTGCAGTATCGGCGCAAGCTGGAGCGAGGAGAACTCACCCCG CTGAGAGCTCTTGGTATTGTCCCCATGTGCTCTTTTCAGTATAAGAGGATGTTCAACACCACCCGTATTCCTGGCATTGAGACTG ATTTTGTGCAGCATCTGAAGGACAGGAAGCACTTAGTTGTGTACCATCGAGGCCGTTTCTTTAAGGTCTGGCTATACTATGGTGGTCGCCACCTTTCGCCCTCAGAGCTTGAGTTGCAGTTTCAACGTATCCTGGATGACAAGTCTGAACCTCAACCCGGAGAGATCAAGCTGCCTTCACTGACTGCCGGGAACAG GGTTCCCTGGGCCAGGGCTCGTTTAAAGTACTTCACAGAGGGCGTCAACCAGGCGTCTCTGGAGGCCATCGAAACAGCTGCATTTTTTCTGACCCTGGACGATGAAGCACATGGATATGATCCAGAGAACATACGGTCCATAGACCTCTATGCCAAATCACTACTGCATGGAAAGTGCTACGACAG GTGGTTTGATAAATCCTTCACTTTGATTGTCTACAAGAATGGTAAAATTGGTGTCAACACTGAGCATTCATGGGCGGACTCCCCCATCATAGGACATATGTGGGAG TATGTTTTAGCCACAGACTGTTTCCACCTAGGATATACTGAGGAAGGACATTGCAAAGGAGATATCAACAAAAGCTTGGCAACCCCTACCAGACTACAGTGGGACATCCCAAAAGCA TGCCAGGAGATTATTGAAGGTTCTTATATGATTGCAAAGGGAATTGCCAATGATGTGGATTTCCATGGCTGCTTATTTAGCGAGTTTGGGAAGGGCCTGATAAAGAAATGCAGAACAAGTCCGGATGGTTTTATCCAGCTGGCACTGCAGCTAGCTCATTACAGG GACAAGGGTGAATTTTGTCTGACTTATGAATCATCCATGACGCGCATGTTTCGTGAGGGCCGGACGGAAACCGTGCGCTCATGCACCTGCGAGTCCACGGCGTTTGTAAGAGCAATGGAGGACGAGAGCACCACG AATGAGCAAAGGTTGGTGCTCTTCAAAAAAGCAGCAGATAAACATCAGAACATGTACCGCCTGGCCATGACAGGAGCCGGGATCGACCGCCATCTCTTCTGTCTCTACATTGTTTCCAAAGTAATGGGCATCGACTCACCCTTCCTCAAACAG GTTTTGTCAGAGCCCTGGCGCCTCTCCACCAGTCAGACCCCTCAACAGCAGCTCAATCTCATCGACATTCAGAAGTTTCCCAAATATGTGGGAGCTGGAGGCGGCTTTGGGCCT GTTGCTGATGACGGTTATGGGGTTTCTTACATCATTGTCGGCGAGAATCTCATTACATTCCATATTTCCAGCAAGTTCTCCAGCCCCGAGACG GACTCGTTCCGCTTTGGGCAGAACATCAGACAGGCCATGCTTGACATAAGAGCTCTATTCAACCTGAAAGAGAAGAAGATGTGA